Sequence from the Paenibacillus tundrae genome:
CTGACAATGAAGAAGTATTTGAAATGCTCTATCAGTATGTGGATGCGAACATGGACAGTTTGAAGCAACAGTTGGAGCAGCTCTTATCTAAATAATGAAGCGAACTTAATATGTATACACGACGAACGTGATACGGAGGAGTGGACTTACATGATTGTGATGATCAATGGAGCATTTGGCGCAGGTAAAACGTCGGCAGCGAACCAGCTACAGCCATTAATACCAAACAGTATGATCTTTGACCCTGAAGAGATTGGTTATATGCTGCGAAAGGTGATTCCAGAGGACGTAAGAATGAAGGAAGAGCGCACAGACGATTTTCAGGATATGGAGCTATGGAAAATCCTTACCGTAACCATCGCCCGTGAACTGAGGCATAAGTATGATAAACACTTAATTGTGCCGATGACAATCTATGATACAGAACGCTTCGAATATATTTATCGTGGGCTTAGTGAATTAGATAGCAATCTATATCATTTTACGCTGATGACTTCAA
This genomic interval carries:
- a CDS encoding AAA family ATPase, yielding MIVMINGAFGAGKTSAANQLQPLIPNSMIFDPEEIGYMLRKVIPEDVRMKEERTDDFQDMELWKILTVTIARELRHKYDKHLIVPMTIYDTERFEYIYRGLSELDSNLYHFTLMTSMDTLHERLAKRGDKLGGWTYQQAVKCLEAFQDARFEQHIITDDLTTDDVVKHIYSNVMQKELALE